A genomic segment from Luteolibacter rhizosphaerae encodes:
- a CDS encoding replicative DNA helicase yields MNVVPPVAEGPEKSVLSGLLRDEKMLARGKAEGLVEEHFGIPAHAKFFRYLGERVAAGKELDLVSVVTDLQASGAIEELGGPGAIAGIYTYAPNTAHWEAHVEILRDFLARRRALAAALAIAEQTGNADGAALTVALREATESTSAALSERSGLIPAGEAVGALIAQMMESASKGSMPGLTTGMDPLDAATGGMRPGELWVMAAEPSCGKSVAMLQAVAAALKGERRVLVISLEMDAAAVVSRIASCTARVPYEIFTRPQGIARGMLSRAQRALEEISQSALTIHDGGGLTLERITGIARAESDRHGGLDLVVIDYLQLVESARRRRDETREQEVAAVSRGLKALAKSLKCPVLTASQLNDQGKLRESRAIGQDADVVLYLEEDGIRAAKMRNGERGTVFPLFLNGRLQRFEGRQAAS; encoded by the coding sequence ATGAATGTCGTACCACCAGTTGCGGAGGGTCCGGAGAAGTCGGTGCTATCCGGCCTGCTGCGGGATGAGAAGATGCTCGCCCGCGGGAAGGCGGAGGGGCTCGTGGAGGAGCACTTCGGCATCCCGGCGCATGCGAAGTTCTTCCGCTACCTGGGCGAGCGCGTGGCGGCAGGCAAGGAGCTGGACCTGGTCTCCGTGGTCACGGACCTGCAGGCCAGCGGTGCGATCGAGGAGCTGGGCGGGCCGGGGGCCATCGCGGGCATCTATACCTATGCGCCGAATACGGCCCACTGGGAAGCGCACGTGGAGATCCTGCGGGACTTTCTCGCCCGGCGTCGCGCGCTGGCCGCGGCGCTGGCGATCGCAGAGCAGACGGGGAATGCAGATGGTGCGGCGCTCACGGTGGCCCTGCGCGAAGCTACGGAATCCACCAGTGCGGCCCTGTCCGAGCGCAGCGGCCTGATCCCGGCGGGGGAGGCGGTGGGCGCCTTGATCGCGCAGATGATGGAGAGCGCAAGTAAGGGCTCGATGCCGGGGCTGACCACGGGCATGGATCCGCTGGATGCGGCCACGGGCGGCATGCGGCCGGGAGAGCTGTGGGTGATGGCGGCGGAGCCTTCCTGCGGGAAGTCCGTGGCCATGCTGCAGGCGGTGGCGGCGGCGCTGAAGGGCGAGCGGCGGGTGCTGGTGATCTCGCTGGAGATGGATGCGGCGGCGGTGGTCTCGCGCATTGCCTCCTGCACGGCGCGGGTGCCGTACGAGATCTTCACGCGGCCGCAGGGGATCGCGCGCGGCATGCTCTCCCGGGCGCAGCGGGCGCTGGAGGAGATCAGCCAATCCGCGCTCACGATCCATGATGGCGGCGGGCTCACGCTGGAGCGCATCACCGGCATCGCGCGCGCGGAGAGCGATCGCCACGGCGGGCTGGACCTGGTGGTGATCGACTACCTCCAGCTGGTGGAGAGCGCGCGGCGGCGCCGGGACGAAACGCGGGAGCAGGAGGTGGCGGCGGTCTCGCGCGGGCTGAAGGCGCTGGCGAAATCGCTGAAGTGTCCGGTGCTCACGGCATCGCAGTTGAATGACCAGGGGAAGCTGCGGGAGAGCCGGGCGATCGGGCAGGATGCGGATGTGGTGCTCTACCTGGAGGAGGACGGGATCCGCGCGGCGAAGATGCGGAATGGCGAGAGGGGGACGGTGTTCCCGTTGTTTCTCAACGGTCGGCTGCAGAGGTTTGAGGGGAGGCAGGCCGCATCGTAG
- a CDS encoding J domain-containing protein, with the protein MSRRDPYDVLGVSRTATPEEIRKAYILRSKLLHPDRFDQVSQRAEWELANDMLKELNAAYATLKEAGAQGRAPQPAPAAAASSSSSSSSSSAGQRAYQAPPQPAPAPAAPASGSGTCHFSDLPPAVQQRLRDRVSGQNKVQYRVAQGGVGWNYFLAIVFSGWFWYLYTMGTASLRWREGEQQWLMGISLVVGVLQGLNLLRIVRWHRSALKSWLLITPLYIMRTRFDRVWYWPLWELEDVRATHHHRNGSYQHTSVRMIFGTKSAEEFTVSPELTYSIMAGVINSFRDKIRVAVNQRDHAYFAQEDDFRELASHPPLKRSTARPVMAAGIVGASFAAYALAFSVAQAGNKDRPYYREHEVLGLASAGSSSSSSSYPSYSSPAKDPAPSRPSSYDGGRRYSDDRLLSDYDRYADAGQPYRFSSPPKPEKLPSYARDPMADFLAANPVDPEPPKPAPAPAAKPKPEKPPFTQPEKPLPKDGEVRMTNRKQKRLAPFEIKSAYDSHHLVKLADAATGKPVMTVFVRGGSTVKVDVPLGNFTVKYASGDKWYGDTYLFGPDTAYSKADEAFNFRQTGNQVSGYTITLYKVEHGNLQTEEIEAEEF; encoded by the coding sequence ATGTCCCGCAGAGATCCCTACGATGTGCTCGGCGTATCGCGCACGGCCACGCCGGAAGAAATCCGGAAGGCTTACATCCTGCGCAGCAAGCTCTTGCACCCGGACCGCTTCGATCAGGTCTCGCAGCGGGCGGAGTGGGAGCTGGCGAATGACATGCTGAAGGAGCTGAATGCCGCCTATGCCACGCTGAAGGAGGCGGGCGCGCAGGGGCGGGCCCCGCAGCCTGCACCCGCAGCGGCCGCATCGTCATCATCATCATCGTCATCTTCCTCCGCGGGGCAGCGGGCCTATCAGGCACCACCGCAGCCTGCTCCCGCGCCTGCCGCTCCGGCATCGGGCTCGGGCACTTGCCATTTCTCCGATCTGCCGCCGGCGGTGCAGCAGCGCCTGCGGGACCGCGTGTCCGGGCAGAACAAGGTGCAGTACCGCGTGGCGCAGGGCGGGGTGGGCTGGAACTACTTCCTTGCCATCGTCTTCAGCGGCTGGTTCTGGTATCTCTACACCATGGGCACGGCCTCGCTGCGCTGGCGGGAGGGCGAGCAGCAGTGGCTCATGGGGATCTCCCTGGTGGTGGGCGTGCTGCAGGGGCTGAACCTGCTGCGCATCGTGCGCTGGCATCGCTCCGCGCTGAAGTCATGGCTGCTGATCACGCCGCTCTACATCATGCGCACCCGCTTCGACCGCGTGTGGTACTGGCCGCTGTGGGAGCTGGAGGACGTGCGCGCCACGCATCACCACCGGAATGGCAGCTACCAGCATACCAGCGTGCGCATGATCTTCGGCACGAAGTCCGCGGAGGAGTTCACCGTCTCGCCCGAGCTGACCTACTCGATCATGGCCGGGGTGATCAATAGCTTCCGGGACAAGATCCGGGTGGCGGTGAATCAGCGGGACCACGCCTACTTCGCGCAGGAGGATGACTTCCGCGAGCTGGCCTCGCATCCGCCGCTGAAGCGTTCCACGGCGCGGCCGGTGATGGCGGCGGGCATCGTGGGTGCCAGTTTCGCGGCCTACGCGCTGGCCTTCTCCGTGGCGCAGGCGGGGAACAAGGACCGGCCCTACTACCGGGAGCATGAGGTGCTGGGGCTGGCGTCCGCGGGCTCCTCATCCTCCTCGTCGTCGTATCCATCCTATTCATCGCCGGCGAAGGACCCGGCGCCCTCGCGCCCGTCCTCCTACGATGGGGGTCGTAGATACAGCGATGACCGGCTGCTATCGGACTACGATCGATATGCGGATGCAGGGCAGCCTTACCGCTTCTCCTCGCCGCCGAAGCCGGAGAAGCTGCCTTCCTACGCGCGGGATCCCATGGCGGATTTCCTGGCGGCGAATCCGGTGGACCCGGAACCGCCGAAGCCGGCCCCTGCACCTGCCGCGAAGCCGAAGCCGGAGAAGCCGCCCTTCACCCAGCCGGAGAAGCCGCTGCCGAAGGACGGCGAGGTCCGCATGACGAACCGCAAGCAGAAGCGCCTCGCGCCCTTCGAGATCAAGTCCGCCTACGACAGCCACCACCTGGTGAAGCTGGCGGATGCCGCGACCGGCAAGCCGGTGATGACCGTCTTCGTCCGCGGCGGCAGCACCGTGAAGGTGGACGTGCCGCTGGGGAACTTCACCGTGAAGTATGCCTCCGGCGACAAGTGGTATGGCGATACCTACCTCTTCGGTCCGGACACTGCCTACTCCAAGGCGGATGAGGCCTTCAACTTCCGCCAGACCGGCAACCAGGTCAGCGGCTACACCATCACCCTCTACAAGGTCGAACACGGCAACCTCCAGACCGAGGAGATCGAGGCGGAGGAGTTTTGA
- a CDS encoding nucleotidyl transferase AbiEii/AbiGii toxin family protein → MGPDQQRAWKDSVLQEVLQAIARQLELRRVIIFKGARILNLHLGTTRQSLDIDSNLDADFHESMSGPEEEAAWFQEHLLTALHRHFEDQDPVRFTLDSVAVRRNPPRFPHPRGWDMLVAEIRLTDERFRGVRGLPVLELEIAAPEPLGPHAVCELAIDGASIQAYTLHRIAGEKLRAFLTSLPAYRQKMSGGERAMRVKDLHDLSRILNARPISDHRFWSAAAAEFRLACESRRVDCEGPVTFKQNPELIRRAYEGDASLSAIPWEEAEQALDQVLAFLAEQGTFPLHFPA, encoded by the coding sequence ATGGGCCCCGACCAACAGCGCGCATGGAAGGACTCCGTGCTGCAGGAAGTTTTGCAAGCCATCGCCCGCCAGCTGGAGTTGAGGCGCGTCATCATCTTCAAGGGCGCACGCATCCTGAATCTCCATCTCGGCACGACGCGGCAGTCACTCGATATCGATTCGAATCTGGATGCCGACTTCCACGAGAGCATGTCCGGCCCTGAAGAAGAGGCCGCATGGTTCCAGGAACATCTTCTAACAGCACTGCACCGTCACTTCGAAGACCAGGATCCGGTCCGCTTCACGCTCGACTCCGTGGCCGTGCGCAGGAATCCGCCGCGCTTCCCGCACCCCCGTGGTTGGGACATGCTGGTGGCGGAGATCCGCCTCACCGATGAACGTTTCCGCGGGGTGCGCGGCCTGCCGGTTCTGGAGCTGGAGATTGCCGCACCCGAGCCCTTGGGACCGCACGCGGTGTGTGAACTGGCGATCGATGGCGCCAGCATCCAAGCCTACACGCTGCATCGCATCGCCGGGGAAAAGCTGCGGGCCTTCCTCACCTCGCTCCCTGCCTACCGGCAAAAGATGAGCGGCGGCGAACGGGCAATGCGCGTGAAGGATCTCCACGATCTCAGCCGCATCCTGAACGCACGCCCGATCTCCGATCACCGCTTCTGGTCCGCAGCCGCCGCCGAGTTCCGGCTCGCCTGCGAGAGCCGCCGCGTCGATTGCGAGGGACCGGTCACCTTCAAGCAAAACCCGGAGCTCATCCGCCGAGCCTACGAAGGCGATGCCTCGCTCAGCGCGATCCCATGGGAGGAGGCGGAGCAAGCCTTGGATCAGGTGCTCGCCTTCCTCGCAGAGCAGGGGACATTCCCGCTCCACTTCCCGGCCTGA
- a CDS encoding IS110 family transposase — MNILPEPPPLVHLGVDVAKAELVADFQGRIRRFGNDPKSISALIKAASLVPGIPHLVCEATAGYERQLAAAAMDKAVRVSIVPPLRVREFARAHGRLAKNDPLDAALLSRFGASVGPRPLQPKDKIRLQLDDIMRARAELIDSMQRELNRAEHHYCPVVVRIHKQLAAGYAKHIATLEAKAAALIAGDRDLSEADALLRAVSGVGPQTSRTLLAFLPELGHVGRRTIAALAGLAPYDRDSGKSKVRRFIQGGRGQVRKVLYMASLVAMRHNSVLKEFYQRLRDAGKPFKVAIVAVARHLLVHLNAIIARKLEIPIAV, encoded by the coding sequence ATGAATATCCTACCGGAACCACCCCCTCTCGTCCACCTCGGTGTCGACGTCGCCAAAGCCGAACTCGTCGCCGATTTCCAAGGCAGGATCCGCCGCTTCGGCAACGATCCCAAGAGCATCTCCGCCCTGATCAAGGCGGCCTCGCTCGTTCCCGGCATCCCGCACCTCGTCTGCGAGGCCACCGCCGGGTACGAACGCCAGCTCGCCGCCGCCGCCATGGACAAGGCGGTCCGCGTGAGCATCGTCCCGCCGCTGCGAGTGCGCGAGTTCGCGCGCGCCCACGGGCGGCTCGCCAAGAACGATCCGCTCGATGCGGCCCTGTTGAGCCGCTTCGGTGCCTCGGTCGGCCCGCGGCCCTTGCAGCCCAAGGACAAGATCCGCCTGCAGCTCGACGACATCATGCGCGCCCGCGCCGAACTCATCGATTCGATGCAGCGCGAGCTCAACCGCGCGGAACACCATTATTGCCCCGTGGTGGTGCGTATCCACAAGCAACTCGCCGCGGGCTACGCCAAGCATATCGCGACGCTCGAGGCCAAGGCCGCCGCGCTCATCGCCGGGGACCGCGATCTCTCGGAAGCCGACGCTCTCCTGCGGGCCGTTTCCGGGGTCGGCCCGCAGACCAGCCGGACCTTGCTGGCCTTCCTGCCCGAACTCGGGCATGTCGGTCGCAGGACCATCGCGGCACTGGCCGGTCTGGCACCCTACGACCGGGACAGCGGGAAGTCCAAGGTCAGGCGCTTCATCCAAGGTGGCCGCGGCCAAGTGCGCAAGGTGCTCTACATGGCATCGCTGGTGGCCATGCGTCACAACAGCGTGCTCAAGGAGTTCTATCAGCGGCTGCGCGACGCAGGCAAACCCTTCAAGGTCGCGATCGTCGCGGTTGCCCGCCACCTGCTGGTCCACCTCAATGCCATCATCGCCAGAAAACTCGAAATCCCCATTGCGGTTTAA
- a CDS encoding type IV toxin-antitoxin system AbiEi family antitoxin domain-containing protein gives MAYEKENKEPLSPLPLKERWDLVFSGLSSLLSSTDSAHPVSRVWRHSDLAGEIASIAQAHVAELTTNFPPAREVIERMVHIGWAKLLPTLTPAGKKDEHLYLIDMEAPANELPGVPELLQGAEPGGVLCYFGALELHELSTQLPAFYHIARLEDPRPPTPAAKTPKPKPETTGPRKPRDPLGTLRFHYQGIPCYSTRRDRSLVPGTQLRQQGPRTLLRTTTLEQTLLDTLLHPLRCGGEATVLEAWERGLRRWNPERMARHLEAIARDDFDRRTGAMLELLDASEEPALTPRLRAAKARWQHTADAEPIPLLHGLDYSRVSSGWGVTLP, from the coding sequence ATGGCATACGAGAAAGAGAACAAGGAGCCCCTCTCGCCCCTTCCCCTGAAGGAGCGCTGGGATCTCGTGTTCAGCGGGTTGAGTTCGCTTCTCAGCTCCACCGACTCGGCTCACCCCGTGTCCCGGGTCTGGCGTCACTCGGATCTGGCCGGGGAGATCGCCTCGATTGCGCAGGCCCACGTGGCGGAGCTGACGACGAATTTCCCTCCGGCCCGGGAGGTGATCGAGCGCATGGTGCACATCGGCTGGGCCAAGCTCCTCCCCACCCTCACGCCCGCCGGGAAGAAGGACGAGCACCTCTACCTGATCGACATGGAGGCCCCCGCGAATGAACTGCCGGGCGTGCCCGAGCTCCTCCAAGGGGCCGAGCCCGGCGGCGTGCTCTGCTACTTCGGCGCACTGGAGCTCCACGAGCTCAGCACCCAGCTCCCGGCCTTCTACCACATCGCGCGCCTGGAAGACCCGCGGCCGCCGACACCCGCCGCAAAAACCCCGAAGCCGAAGCCCGAAACCACCGGCCCGCGCAAACCCCGCGATCCGCTCGGCACCCTGCGCTTTCACTACCAGGGCATCCCTTGCTACTCCACCCGCCGGGATCGCAGCCTCGTCCCCGGCACCCAGCTCCGCCAGCAAGGGCCGCGCACCCTGCTGCGCACCACCACGCTGGAGCAGACCCTGCTGGATACCCTGCTCCACCCGCTCCGCTGCGGCGGGGAGGCCACCGTGCTGGAGGCATGGGAGCGCGGCCTCCGCCGCTGGAATCCCGAGCGCATGGCCCGCCATCTCGAAGCGATCGCCCGCGATGACTTCGACCGCCGCACGGGCGCCATGCTCGAACTACTAGATGCATCGGAGGAGCCCGCCCTCACCCCGCGCCTGCGAGCGGCCAAGGCACGCTGGCAGCACACCGCGGATGCAGAACCCATCCCGCTGCTCCACGGCCTCGACTACTCCCGGGTCTCCTCCGGGTGGGGCGTGACCCTTCCCTGA
- a CDS encoding PEP-CTERM sorting domain-containing protein: protein MNQTALSRALLIAAAALGLQSAGAATVLDLTPTGYTWNTADSESSVLGGRSIYIRANETFSIDQITWHGGVTAGNYEFVIYQGQGEQAVLGAILGSGSSALPEGAGPQTIGLNFTFEENTEYVISFRATPDTYEFDGPYAWDYLSWGEEEESDLGLITLLDGRHGFTPDENNNSWTTHFSMNVVPEPSSSLLGLVGLCGIVLRRRRA, encoded by the coding sequence ATGAATCAAACCGCCCTCTCCCGAGCCCTGCTCATCGCGGCCGCCGCCCTCGGCCTGCAATCCGCCGGTGCCGCCACGGTGCTGGACCTCACGCCCACCGGCTACACCTGGAATACTGCGGATTCGGAAAGCTCCGTCTTGGGCGGACGCTCGATCTATATCCGCGCGAACGAAACCTTCAGCATCGACCAGATCACCTGGCACGGCGGCGTCACGGCCGGGAACTATGAGTTCGTGATCTACCAAGGACAGGGTGAACAGGCTGTTCTCGGTGCCATCCTCGGCAGCGGAAGCTCTGCCCTGCCCGAGGGAGCAGGCCCACAGACCATCGGTCTGAACTTCACCTTCGAGGAGAACACCGAATACGTTATCAGCTTCCGCGCCACCCCCGACACCTACGAATTCGATGGTCCCTATGCCTGGGACTATCTTTCATGGGGCGAGGAGGAGGAATCGGATCTCGGCTTGATAACCCTCTTGGACGGACGTCACGGCTTCACCCCCGATGAAAACAACAACTCCTGGACCACCCACTTCTCCATGAACGTGGTGCCGGAGCCCTCCAGCAGCCTGCTCGGCCTCGTCGGTCTCTGCGGGATCGTCCTGCGCCGCCGCCGCGCCTGA
- a CDS encoding S24 family peptidase: protein MNPSKEDIKEWLKTTARSRDWLAAQCGSISKRTVDNWLSSPKEIPLATLALIGRLMEDDRQAEETRRQRQDPQPQIFSVEVDLATFRDYSRAALESRMTLEEWIIHTCDAEVGRIARDKVIALPPALSASRMLEEAEHWLDLHGGIAAGARISSDIQPEPVRVSRDYPADHYALRVFGRSMEPKIRDGALIIVKHWHGQGFPRKGSIVAYSDGQGATLKEFAYRKAQPGEDADTFGNIPVLRSLNKEFPDIQTLEGGRIDAVLVGVE from the coding sequence ATGAATCCAAGCAAAGAAGACATTAAAGAGTGGTTAAAGACCACCGCCCGGAGCCGCGATTGGCTGGCCGCGCAATGCGGCAGCATCAGCAAGCGCACCGTGGACAACTGGCTCTCCAGCCCGAAGGAGATCCCCCTCGCCACCCTGGCCCTGATCGGCCGGCTGATGGAGGACGACCGGCAGGCGGAGGAGACCCGCCGCCAGCGGCAGGACCCGCAGCCGCAGATCTTCAGCGTGGAGGTGGATCTGGCCACCTTCCGGGACTACTCCCGCGCCGCCCTGGAATCCCGCATGACCCTGGAGGAATGGATCATCCACACCTGCGATGCCGAGGTGGGCCGGATCGCGCGGGACAAGGTGATCGCCCTGCCGCCTGCCCTCTCCGCCAGCCGCATGCTGGAGGAGGCGGAGCACTGGCTGGACCTGCACGGCGGCATCGCCGCCGGCGCCCGCATCTCCTCGGACATCCAGCCGGAGCCCGTGCGCGTCTCCCGGGACTACCCGGCGGATCACTACGCGCTGCGCGTCTTCGGCCGCTCCATGGAGCCGAAGATCCGGGACGGCGCGCTCATCATCGTGAAGCACTGGCACGGGCAGGGTTTCCCGCGGAAGGGCAGCATCGTCGCCTACTCCGACGGCCAAGGCGCCACCCTGAAGGAATTCGCCTACCGCAAAGCCCAGCCCGGCGAGGATGCCGACACCTTCGGCAACATCCCCGTCCTCCGATCCCTCAACAAGGAGTTCCCGGACATCCAAACCCTCGAAGGCGGCAGGATCGACGCCGTGCTGGTGGGGGTGGAGTAA